A single region of the Arthrobacter sp. zg-Y20 genome encodes:
- a CDS encoding biotin/lipoate A/B protein ligase family protein, with protein MASADGSFSRRHGEYKVPGGKLVVVDLDVRDGRLADVSLGGDFFLEPDEALLDINAALEGLPAETGFGDIAAAVHARLSPDAVLFGFSPEAVATAVRRALGKATGWGDHQWEIIPPTPLSTHMHVAMDEVLAEEVGAGHRNPTLRFWEWETPSVVIGSFQSLKNEVDPAGAERHGVTVVRRITGGGAMFMEHGNAITYSLYVPQSLVDGLSFADSYPFLDAWVMESLKKLGIQAWYVPLNDMATDQGKIGGAAQKRFSSGGMLHHVTMSYNIDADKMVEVLRIGKEKLSDKGTTSAKKRVDPLKRQTGLSREEIIATMIDTFTARYGAVQAGISDEEMDLAEQKVKEKFDTAEWLNRVP; from the coding sequence ATGGCAAGCGCGGATGGAAGCTTCAGCCGGCGGCACGGCGAGTACAAGGTCCCCGGCGGCAAGCTCGTTGTGGTGGACCTCGACGTCCGTGACGGACGCCTTGCAGATGTGTCCCTGGGCGGTGATTTTTTCCTGGAACCCGATGAGGCGCTGCTCGACATCAACGCCGCCCTCGAGGGGCTGCCCGCGGAAACAGGCTTCGGCGACATAGCCGCTGCCGTGCACGCCAGGCTGAGCCCGGACGCCGTGCTCTTTGGCTTCTCTCCGGAAGCCGTGGCGACGGCAGTGCGGCGCGCACTGGGGAAGGCCACCGGCTGGGGCGACCACCAGTGGGAAATCATCCCGCCCACCCCGCTGTCCACGCACATGCATGTGGCCATGGACGAAGTCCTGGCCGAGGAAGTGGGCGCAGGCCACCGGAACCCGACGCTGCGGTTCTGGGAGTGGGAAACTCCGTCCGTAGTGATCGGCAGCTTCCAGTCACTGAAAAACGAGGTGGATCCGGCCGGTGCCGAACGCCACGGCGTGACCGTTGTGCGGCGGATCACCGGCGGGGGTGCCATGTTCATGGAACACGGCAACGCCATCACGTACTCCCTGTACGTGCCCCAGTCCCTGGTGGACGGGCTGAGCTTCGCCGATTCCTATCCCTTCCTTGACGCCTGGGTGATGGAATCCCTGAAGAAGCTGGGCATCCAGGCTTGGTACGTGCCGCTGAACGACATGGCCACGGACCAGGGCAAGATCGGCGGTGCCGCACAGAAACGCTTCAGCAGCGGTGGAATGCTTCACCACGTCACCATGTCCTACAACATCGACGCCGACAAAATGGTGGAGGTGCTGCGCATCGGCAAGGAGAAGCTGTCCGACAAGGGCACCACCAGCGCCAAGAAACGCGTTGATCCGCTCAAGCGGCAGACCGGGCTTTCGCGGGAGGAGATCATTGCGACGATGATCGACACCTTCACCGCCCGCTACGGCGCAGTCCAGGCCGGAATAAGCGATGAAGAGATGGACCTGGCGGAGCAGAAGGTCAAGGAAAAGTTCGACACCGCCGAGTGGCTGAACCGGGTTCCCTGA
- a CDS encoding cupin domain-containing protein — protein MEKKSLTALVRQQMERAHSAASGRSASTVYGGHEHVLRQTVIALRAGFVLDEHENPGEATVFVLKGRVSLVSDGATWDGSAGDLLIVPQARHSVRALEDSAILLTVAKPQLA, from the coding sequence ATGGAGAAAAAGTCCCTTACCGCCCTTGTCCGCCAGCAGATGGAAAGGGCTCACTCGGCCGCCAGCGGCCGCAGCGCCTCCACGGTTTACGGCGGGCACGAGCATGTGCTGCGGCAGACCGTGATTGCCCTGCGGGCAGGGTTTGTCCTGGACGAACATGAAAACCCGGGCGAAGCCACTGTTTTCGTCCTCAAGGGACGAGTCAGCCTGGTCTCCGACGGCGCAACCTGGGACGGCTCCGCCGGAGACCTGCTGATTGTGCCGCAGGCCCGCCATTCAGTGCGGGCCCTGGAGGACTCGGCCATCCTCTTGACCGTCGCCAAACCGCAGCTGGCCTGA
- the pepN gene encoding aminopeptidase N — protein MPNQNLSRDEAALRSRLLSVTSYDVHLDLGNAEDPDAEGFRSRSTIAFSCSEPGAATFLDFIHGGVSSVVLNGKDLDLSEALEGSRIHLPALQPQNTVTVDGTALYSRSGEGLHRFRDPADGRTYLYTQYEPADARRVFADFEQPDLKASFGFTVTAPAGWQVASNGVETARTELDGGSLARWEFAPTQRISTYITTVLAGPYHRAEDEWSLRLDDGTDLHVPLAAYCRASLAEHFDPENIFAVTKRGLDYFHRLFAYPYPFGKYDQAFVPEYNLGAMENPGLVTFTESYVFRSRATEAQYEARANTILHEMAHMWFGDLVTMKWWDDLWLKESFADYMGALAVDRATDFTNSWVSFANRRKAWAYVQDQLPTTHPIVADIPNLEAAKQNFDGITYAKGASVLKQLVAYVGFETFIEAARAYFREHAFGNTTLDDLLAALADASGRDMGLWARQWLQTAGVPVLVPETETDDDGAYTSVVIRQNAPDPVSGEQVPRPHRLRIGLYDFDGAGFLARTDTVELDVAGTRTEVPELIGRKRPAVLLLNDEDLTYAKIRFDPASLAVLVESLHLLADPLARAIALSALWNSVRDGVLSARDYVHLVQRVAPHETGAGVLNVLLDNARSAIEYYAPASRREELRREFGACITEQLRAAPAGSDRQVIWARAAAAAGQRSAGSAELLRSLLEGSAGISGLTVDTDLRWRLWVALAATGSATRAELDAELERDNTASGRVGHTTAAAAFPDPAVKDAAWQAAVHSNGLSNELLSATITGFGLGSHELLDGYIPDYFASLTGVWSSRSIELASRVVGGLYPGGQDAAPGTAPADHPVVQKSVEWLEQHPDAPGALRRIIIEQQDQLLRSLRVQAAGL, from the coding sequence GTGCCTAACCAGAACCTGAGCCGCGATGAGGCTGCCCTGCGGTCCCGCCTGTTGTCCGTGACCTCCTATGACGTCCACCTCGATCTGGGCAATGCCGAAGATCCGGATGCTGAAGGCTTCCGCTCCCGGAGCACCATTGCCTTCAGCTGCTCCGAGCCCGGAGCCGCAACTTTCCTGGACTTCATCCACGGCGGGGTCAGCTCCGTAGTGCTGAACGGGAAGGACCTGGACCTGTCCGAAGCACTGGAGGGTTCCCGCATCCACCTGCCGGCCCTGCAGCCGCAGAACACCGTCACCGTGGACGGCACCGCCCTGTACAGCCGCAGCGGTGAGGGCCTGCATCGGTTCCGCGACCCTGCCGACGGACGCACCTACTTGTACACGCAGTATGAGCCCGCAGATGCCCGGCGGGTTTTCGCTGACTTCGAGCAGCCCGATCTCAAGGCATCCTTCGGCTTTACGGTGACCGCCCCTGCCGGCTGGCAGGTGGCCTCCAATGGTGTTGAAACCGCCCGCACTGAGCTGGACGGCGGTAGCCTGGCCCGCTGGGAATTCGCTCCCACCCAGCGGATTTCCACCTACATCACCACTGTGCTGGCCGGCCCGTACCACCGGGCGGAGGACGAATGGTCCCTCCGGCTCGACGACGGTACGGACCTGCACGTGCCGCTTGCCGCTTACTGCCGTGCTTCCCTCGCAGAGCACTTCGATCCTGAGAACATTTTTGCGGTCACGAAGCGGGGCCTGGACTACTTCCACCGCCTGTTCGCGTACCCGTACCCGTTCGGCAAATACGATCAGGCTTTTGTCCCCGAATACAACCTCGGCGCCATGGAAAATCCCGGCCTGGTCACGTTCACCGAGTCCTATGTTTTCCGCTCCCGGGCCACCGAGGCGCAGTATGAAGCCCGGGCCAACACCATCCTGCACGAGATGGCACACATGTGGTTCGGCGACCTGGTGACCATGAAATGGTGGGACGATCTGTGGCTTAAGGAATCCTTCGCCGACTACATGGGCGCGCTTGCCGTTGACCGGGCCACCGACTTCACAAATTCCTGGGTCAGCTTCGCGAACCGGCGCAAGGCCTGGGCCTACGTGCAGGACCAGCTGCCCACCACGCACCCGATCGTGGCTGACATTCCGAACCTGGAAGCGGCCAAGCAGAACTTCGACGGGATTACCTACGCCAAGGGCGCCTCAGTCCTGAAGCAGTTGGTGGCCTATGTGGGGTTCGAGACGTTTATCGAAGCCGCGCGTGCCTATTTCCGCGAGCATGCCTTCGGCAACACCACCCTCGACGACCTGCTGGCCGCCTTGGCCGACGCTTCCGGCCGCGACATGGGTCTTTGGGCACGCCAGTGGCTGCAGACCGCCGGCGTGCCTGTCCTGGTTCCGGAGACTGAAACCGACGACGACGGCGCCTACACCTCAGTGGTGATCCGCCAGAACGCACCGGACCCGGTCAGCGGGGAACAGGTCCCCCGCCCGCACCGGCTCCGCATCGGGCTGTACGACTTTGACGGCGCCGGGTTCCTGGCCCGCACCGACACCGTTGAACTGGACGTAGCCGGGACCCGCACCGAGGTGCCCGAACTGATCGGGCGGAAGCGTCCTGCGGTGCTGCTGCTCAACGATGAAGACCTGACCTACGCCAAGATCCGCTTTGATCCGGCGTCGCTGGCCGTTTTGGTGGAGTCGCTGCACCTGCTCGCCGATCCCCTGGCCCGGGCCATCGCCCTGTCCGCGCTGTGGAACAGCGTCCGCGACGGTGTGCTCAGCGCCCGGGACTATGTGCACCTGGTGCAGAGGGTGGCCCCGCATGAGACCGGTGCAGGCGTGCTGAACGTACTGCTGGATAACGCGCGCAGCGCCATTGAATACTACGCACCGGCTTCGCGCCGCGAAGAGCTGCGCAGGGAGTTCGGTGCCTGCATTACCGAGCAGCTGCGTGCGGCACCGGCGGGCAGTGACCGGCAGGTTATCTGGGCACGGGCGGCTGCCGCCGCCGGGCAGCGCAGTGCAGGCTCCGCCGAGCTGCTGCGAAGCCTGCTGGAGGGCAGCGCCGGGATCAGCGGGCTCACCGTCGACACGGACCTGCGCTGGCGGCTGTGGGTTGCCCTGGCAGCCACCGGATCCGCCACCCGGGCGGAACTGGATGCGGAGCTGGAACGCGACAACACGGCGTCGGGCCGGGTGGGACACACCACGGCAGCCGCGGCCTTCCCGGATCCGGCGGTGAAGGACGCTGCGTGGCAGGCCGCCGTCCACTCGAACGGACTGTCCAATGAACTGCTCTCCGCCACCATCACCGGGTTCGGACTCGGCAGCCACGAGCTGCTGGACGGCTACATCCCGGACTACTTTGCCTCCCTCACGGGTGTATGGTCCAGCCGCAGCATCGAGCTGGCCTCCCGCGTAGTGGGCGGACTCTACCCCGGCGGCCAGGATGCGGCTCCGGGAACCGCACCGGCTGACCACCCGGTGGTGCAGAAATCCGTGGAATGGCTGGAGCAGCACCCGGACGCGCCGGGTGCCCTGCGCAGGATCATCATTGAACAGCAGGACCAGCTGCTGCGCTCCCTGCGGGTCCAGGCAGCCGGCCTGTAG